The proteins below are encoded in one region of Candidatus Saganbacteria bacterium:
- a CDS encoding transposase gives AEKRTWLKIEYCGVQAPNDKPYIESWFSCYKKEEVYRNDYLNFWEAKVGFEAYIDWYNDRRPHGSLGNISSATFRAGIQSELKEVPTVLELPKKQNVSTFSALLMSRN, from the coding sequence CGGCAGAGAAAAGAACTTGGCTTAAAATCGAATATTGCGGAGTGCAGGCGCCCAATGACAAGCCATATATTGAAAGCTGGTTTTCTTGCTACAAGAAAGAAGAAGTTTATCGGAATGATTATCTGAATTTCTGGGAAGCGAAAGTCGGGTTTGAAGCATACATCGATTGGTACAACGATCGACGTCCGCATGGTTCCCTGGGGAACATCAGCTCAGCAACTTTCCGTGCTGGAATTCAATCCGAATTAAAGGAGGTGCCCACAGTTCTGGAATTGCCGAAAAAACAAAATGTCTCTACTTTTTCGGCACTACTTATGTCCAGAAACTAG